Proteins from a genomic interval of Physeter macrocephalus isolate SW-GA chromosome 21, ASM283717v5, whole genome shotgun sequence:
- the LOC102989950 gene encoding LOW QUALITY PROTEIN: beta-2-microglobulin-like (The sequence of the model RefSeq protein was modified relative to this genomic sequence to represent the inferred CDS: substituted 1 base at 1 genomic stop codon), producing MAPFVTLVLFGLLSLSGLDAVQRPPKVQVYSXHPADNGKPNYLNCYVSGFHPPQIEIDLLKNGEKMEVQQSDLSFSKDWSFYLLVHTAFTPNRVDQYSCRMKHVTLREPKIVKWDRDH from the coding sequence ATGGCTCCCTTCGTGACCTTGGTCCTGTTTGGGCTGCTCTCGCTGTCTGGCTTGGACGCCGTCCAGCGTCCTCCGAAGGTTCAGGTTTACTCATGACACCCCGCAGATAATGGAAAACCAAATTACCTGAACTGCTATGTGTCTGGGTTCCATCCACCCCAGATTGAGATTGATTTGCTGAAGAATGGGGAGAAGATGGAAGTGCAGCAGTCAGACCTGTCTTTCAGCAAGGACTGGTCTTTCTACCTTCTGGTCCACACTGCGTTCACTCCCAACAGAGTGGATCAGTATAGTTGCCGCATGAAACACGTTACTCTCAGAGAGCCCAAGATAGTTAAGTGGGATCGAGACCACTAA